TAAAAAACACATACGATGGAACAACAACCGATGCTGAGGGTAATTTCTCTTTTGAAACCTCAGAAAAAGGGAGTCACATACTAACGTTTACTCATCCAAAGTATGAGGAGACTGAAAAAGCTATTGTTATTGACAATCAGAATGTCTCTTTCAATGCAGAACTTAAAGAGCAGATCAGTGAGATTGATGCTATAGTTGTTTCCGCGGGCTCTATCGAAGCCAGTGATAAAAAAAGGGCAACAGCACTTCTTACTCCTATAGATATCTATACCATAGCGGGAGCGGACGGACAAATCTCTTCTGCATTAAATTATCTTCCGGGAGTTCAGAAAGTCGGAGAAACAGGCGGACTTTTCATCAGAGGAGGAACGGCATCAGAATCCAGGATTTTTATGGATGGAAGCCTTATCAATAATTATTTTTCCAATTCCATACCCGGAATTGCAGGAAGGGATCAGTTCAATACATCACTGTTCAAAGGAAATGTATTTTCAAGCGGCGGATATTCTGCATTATACGGACAGGCGCTTTCAGGGGTTTTGATGCTGGAAAGTGTTGATCTTCCGGATCAGAGTTCATATGATTTCGGGATTTCACCGATATTTCTTAGTGCAGGATTTCAAAAATTAGGGAAGGATCAGCAGCATTCTTATGGCGCTTCTTTCAGTTATTCTCTTCTGAGCCTGATGCAGAAAGTATTCAACTTCAATACAGATTTTATCGATGCTCCAAAAGGATTAGACGGGAATTTTAATTTCAGAATTAAAACAAAATCAGGAGGAATTTTAAAATACTACGGAATGTATACCTCCAACAAAATGGGAGTAAAATCAGAAAGTCTGGAACCCGGATATGATTTTTCACTGGTGAGATTGAAAGGACAGAATACCTATCATAATCTGTCATTCAGACAAAAATTCGGGAAATACCTTCTGAATGTAGGAACTTCTTATTCTTTCAACAGTTCGGATCTTAACTTTTCTACAGAAACAAATGAAGTTGAATCGGGACGGACCACACTTCTGACAGATGGCAACTACATTAATTTTAAAGCAGTTGCTGACCGGAAAATCAACAGGATCAGCGCTGTTAGAGCCGGGTTTGAATTGAATAATACGGATGAAAAACTAAATTTTGAAGCCATCCGAAAGAATTACAAAGACCTTATCTCTTCTGTTTTTGCAGAAACAGATCTTGGATTCAGCAATGCATTATCCGCTAAAATCGGAGTAAGAGCAGAGCATTCCTCTTTTCTGAACAAAAATAATATAGCACCCCGTTTTGCGCTGGCCTATCGCCTTGCAGACCGCTGGACGACCTCTTTAGCTTACGGACTCTTTTATCAGAACCCGGAAAGCAAATATATCAACGGTCCTGCAGATCTGGGTTTTCAGAAATCACAGCATTATGTCTTCCAGCTTCAGAGAGGAACGGAAGGAAGAACCCTGCGCCTTGAAGCCTTTTATAAAAAATATGACCAGCTGATAAAAACATTCAATATCACACAGGGAAATTCACAGAATCAGCAGACCCAATCGGCTTTAAATAATGATGGATACGGCTATGCTAAAGGAATAGAGCTATTTTGGAGAGATAACAATAAAACATTTAAAAACATTGATTACTGGATTACCTATTCGTTTCTGGATTCCAAAAGAGACTTCCTTAATTATCCGGTCAGTTTAAAACCAGGATTTGCTGCAGAACATACATTTTCAGCTGTGGTAAAAAGATTCATACCGGAGTGGAAACTGGGAGCAAATCTGTCTTATACCTATGCCAAAGGACGGCCTTATTATGATATTGTTTCTTCTTTTGGAGATGGAAGAGCTGTTAACTATACAAGGAATGAAGGGCGTCTGAAAGATTATAATGCACTTAACGTGAGCTTTAATTATATTCCCAGCATCGGAAAAAAAGACGCTAAAGCTTTCACAGTCTTTGTATTGAGTATTTCCAATGTTTTGGGAGCGAAAAATGTCTATGGATATAATTTTTCTGTGGACGGGGCAAGAAGTTCGGCCGTCGTTCCGCCAGTGAATACCTTTGTTTTTGTAGGGGCATTTATCAGCTTCGGAGTTGATAAAACACAGGATGCTATTAATAATAATTTATAAAAATAATGGGAATTAAATTGTAATAATACAATGTTTTCTGCGAAATACATATCTTTGATAAAAATATAATTAATCTTAAAAATTGATGTAATGAAAAAATATCTATTAAGTTTTGCTTTTGCTTTTATGAGTTTAACAGCTTTTGCTCAGACCGATTATGAAAAAGTAATGACAGAAAAAATTGCCAAAATAGAAACATGCAGAACTGCCGAAGATTTTCAGGCTTTAGCCAATGACTTTATAAGAATTAATGCCAAAGAAACCAAAGAATGGCTTCCAGGATATTATGCTGCATTTGCTTACATTCAAAAAGGTAGAGTTTTGATGAGAGACGGTAAACTGAAGGAACTTGATAATGCAGCCTTAGAAGCAGAAAAATATCTGGCTGGAGCTACGGGGGT
This region of Chryseobacterium vaccae genomic DNA includes:
- a CDS encoding TonB-dependent receptor, translating into MKIQGHKILFLIALLTFITGYSQVKISGKVTFRNKGVGEVNVTLKNTYDGTTTDAEGNFSFETSEKGSHILTFTHPKYEETEKAIVIDNQNVSFNAELKEQISEIDAIVVSAGSIEASDKKRATALLTPIDIYTIAGADGQISSALNYLPGVQKVGETGGLFIRGGTASESRIFMDGSLINNYFSNSIPGIAGRDQFNTSLFKGNVFSSGGYSALYGQALSGVLMLESVDLPDQSSYDFGISPIFLSAGFQKLGKDQQHSYGASFSYSLLSLMQKVFNFNTDFIDAPKGLDGNFNFRIKTKSGGILKYYGMYTSNKMGVKSESLEPGYDFSLVRLKGQNTYHNLSFRQKFGKYLLNVGTSYSFNSSDLNFSTETNEVESGRTTLLTDGNYINFKAVADRKINRISAVRAGFELNNTDEKLNFEAIRKNYKDLISSVFAETDLGFSNALSAKIGVRAEHSSFLNKNNIAPRFALAYRLADRWTTSLAYGLFYQNPESKYINGPADLGFQKSQHYVFQLQRGTEGRTLRLEAFYKKYDQLIKTFNITQGNSQNQQTQSALNNDGYGYAKGIELFWRDNNKTFKNIDYWITYSFLDSKRDFLNYPVSLKPGFAAEHTFSAVVKRFIPEWKLGANLSYTYAKGRPYYDIVSSFGDGRAVNYTRNEGRLKDYNALNVSFNYIPSIGKKDAKAFTVFVLSISNVLGAKNVYGYNFSVDGARSSAVVPPVNTFVFVGAFISFGVDKTQDAINNNL